The following proteins come from a genomic window of Nostoc sp. ATCC 53789:
- a CDS encoding peptidoglycan-binding protein → MKTGVDSYLTKLASVYEASESVKVVPTVANFKFLNWKKLSSGATMRLLSAAIITGLLSIAGQSLALQKIGSNGPEVTSSQRCLKKLGYFNGPVSGKFASLTQNAVIKFQQANRIPADGVVGINTQQALQRACQSRNTSSASRSSGQYPVLSQGKTGAAVTRLQQRLRQLGYLNATPNGNFGPMTRNAVIKLQRNYRIAANGIVNRQTWNALLGSSPTQARSSRSSSLSTQQVRELQGRLRQLGYFNTSPTGTIGPITRDAVIKFQRNYRLPVDGIANAQVLDAVRRVSTGGSITQQPSRDYLTLGDRGDNVALVQERLSQLGFSNTNPDGFFSDSTKETVIAFQQYSRINATGNVDWQTWQALGLDSSTGGNYTEANGSVLPETRYLVPVNTGYATPENNRYVLPPATAYAVPGTNGNTLVASNPYRVIIPISNNDTLIKVQQYIPNAVTEQSHLGDYVNAGAFSDRAQAETLTKMLRSYGLDARVKFN, encoded by the coding sequence GTGAAAACAGGGGTAGATAGCTATTTAACCAAGCTTGCCTCAGTCTATGAGGCATCTGAAAGCGTCAAGGTTGTTCCTACCGTAGCTAATTTCAAATTTTTGAATTGGAAAAAGTTATCTAGCGGTGCGACGATGCGTCTTTTGTCTGCGGCAATAATTACGGGGCTTCTGAGTATCGCAGGGCAATCTTTGGCACTTCAAAAAATCGGAAGTAATGGGCCGGAAGTAACCAGTAGCCAGAGGTGTTTAAAAAAGTTAGGCTACTTTAACGGCCCAGTGAGTGGTAAGTTTGCTAGTCTGACTCAAAACGCTGTGATCAAATTCCAGCAAGCTAATAGAATACCTGCTGATGGGGTTGTGGGTATTAATACGCAACAAGCATTACAACGAGCATGTCAAAGTAGGAATACTAGTAGTGCATCGCGGTCAAGTGGTCAATATCCTGTTCTCTCTCAAGGCAAAACTGGTGCAGCCGTGACAAGGCTACAACAACGTCTGCGGCAGTTAGGCTACTTGAATGCTACTCCCAATGGGAATTTCGGCCCAATGACTAGAAATGCCGTGATCAAATTGCAGCGAAATTATCGCATAGCTGCTAACGGGATTGTGAATCGACAAACTTGGAATGCACTACTAGGTTCCTCTCCAACTCAAGCTAGATCGTCTAGATCGTCGAGTCTTTCTACTCAACAAGTGAGAGAACTACAAGGGCGTTTGCGGCAGTTAGGTTATTTTAATACTAGTCCTACTGGGACTATTGGCCCAATAACTAGAGATGCTGTGATCAAATTCCAGCGAAATTATCGTCTACCTGTTGATGGCATTGCCAATGCTCAAGTTTTAGATGCAGTGCGTAGAGTCTCAACTGGTGGATCTATTACTCAACAACCGAGCAGAGATTATCTGACTCTAGGCGATCGCGGAGATAATGTCGCATTAGTTCAAGAGCGTTTATCGCAGTTGGGTTTCTCTAATACCAATCCTGATGGCTTTTTCAGCGATTCTACCAAAGAAACCGTGATTGCATTCCAGCAATATTCTCGAATTAATGCTACCGGAAATGTAGATTGGCAAACTTGGCAAGCATTAGGGTTGGATAGCTCAACTGGGGGTAATTATACTGAAGCTAATGGCTCTGTATTACCTGAAACTCGCTATCTAGTACCTGTTAATACTGGCTATGCTACACCTGAAAATAATCGCTATGTATTACCTCCTGCTACTGCCTATGCTGTACCTGGGACTAATGGCAACACATTAGTTGCTAGTAATCCTTATAGAGTAATAATACCAATTTCGAATAACGATACTCTGATTAAGGTGCAACAATATATACCCAATGCGGTTACAGAGCAATCCCATCTAGGGGATTATGTGAATGCTGGGGCATTTAGCGAT
- a CDS encoding SH3 domain-containing protein, whose translation MLSGLTKFILGIFLAIAVLIGGGAAIALYFMNRTGIPPAKPVYSNDSPSVKAQAPKGTEPGGAKPSLTPGTSTKPSPSSSPTSTASPKATPSPKALPSGAYRGRVSWAEGLSLRSQPNLEAEKIGGVAFNQKIIILEESEDKGWQKIRLEDSEQEGWVKAGNTEKVDEQKPEKPEDTQKTEQ comes from the coding sequence ATGTTGTCTGGCTTAACAAAATTTATACTTGGGATTTTCTTAGCGATCGCTGTACTAATAGGTGGCGGCGCTGCAATTGCACTCTATTTTATGAATCGCACCGGCATACCCCCTGCCAAACCTGTTTATTCCAACGATAGTCCCTCGGTGAAAGCCCAAGCTCCAAAAGGAACTGAGCCTGGAGGAGCTAAACCCAGCCTGACACCTGGGACATCTACTAAACCATCTCCAAGCTCAAGCCCTACTTCCACAGCATCACCAAAGGCTACCCCATCACCAAAAGCATTGCCATCGGGAGCTTACCGAGGGCGTGTTAGTTGGGCTGAAGGCTTGAGTTTGCGATCGCAACCAAATCTAGAGGCTGAAAAAATTGGTGGGGTTGCTTTTAATCAAAAAATTATTATTTTGGAAGAAAGCGAAGACAAAGGTTGGCAAAAGATCCGTTTGGAAGATAGCGAACAAGAAGGTTGGGTGAAAGCAGGTAATACTGAAAAAGTTGATGAACAAAAGCCTGAAAAACCAGAGGATACACAAAAAACAGAGCAATAA
- a CDS encoding AAA family ATPase encodes MNFREEFKLLLRARYPLIYIPTYEEERVEAAIREEATNQGNRPVYTWDFVDGYQGNPNDVGFGRRNPLQALEFIEKLPASAPAVLILRDYHRFLDDVAIARKLRNLSRLLKSQPKNIVLLSPRIAIPDDLTEVLTVVEFPLPAAPEIKTEIDRLLQSTGNSLSGQVLDDLVRSCQGLSMERIRRVLAKAIATHGELQPEDVDLVLEEKRQTIRQTQILDFYPATEQISDIGGLDNLKDWLIRRGGSFTDKARQYGLPHPRGLMLVGIQGTGKSLTAKAIAHHWHLPLLRLDVGRLFGGLVGESESRTRQMIQVAEALAPCILWIDEIDKAFAGIGSKGDAGTASRVFGTFINWLAEKSSPVFVVATANDIQALPPEMLRKGRFDEIFFVGLPTQEERKAIYDVHLSRLRPHNLKSYDIERLAYETPDFSGAEIEQTLIEAMHIGFSQNRDFATDDILEAASQIIPLARTAVEQIQQLQEWAAAGRARLASKHNPLSERLRRTT; translated from the coding sequence ATGAACTTCCGTGAAGAGTTTAAACTACTGCTACGCGCCCGCTACCCTTTAATTTATATTCCCACTTATGAAGAGGAGCGGGTAGAAGCAGCTATTCGGGAAGAAGCAACCAACCAGGGTAATCGCCCAGTGTATACTTGGGATTTTGTCGATGGCTACCAGGGAAATCCCAATGATGTGGGGTTTGGGCGACGTAACCCGTTGCAAGCTTTAGAATTTATCGAAAAATTACCAGCTTCCGCGCCAGCTGTATTGATTCTCCGAGATTATCATCGCTTTTTAGATGATGTAGCGATCGCACGCAAACTCCGCAATCTGTCCCGACTCCTCAAGTCGCAACCAAAAAATATTGTATTATTGTCGCCGCGCATCGCCATTCCTGACGACTTAACCGAAGTTTTGACAGTCGTCGAGTTTCCCTTACCCGCTGCCCCAGAAATTAAAACTGAGATAGATCGTTTGTTACAAAGTACTGGTAACTCACTTTCTGGCCAAGTTTTAGATGACTTGGTGCGTTCTTGTCAAGGGCTTTCGATGGAAAGGATTCGTCGGGTTTTGGCAAAAGCGATCGCTACCCACGGCGAATTGCAGCCAGAAGACGTGGATCTCGTTTTGGAAGAAAAGCGTCAAACTATCCGCCAAACCCAAATCCTGGACTTCTACCCCGCGACTGAGCAAATTTCTGATATCGGTGGACTCGACAACCTCAAAGACTGGCTGATCCGTCGAGGAGGCTCATTTACTGATAAGGCGCGACAGTACGGATTACCGCACCCCCGTGGTTTAATGTTGGTGGGTATTCAGGGAACTGGTAAATCCTTAACGGCAAAAGCGATCGCTCATCACTGGCATTTACCCTTGCTACGTCTGGATGTGGGAAGGTTATTTGGTGGTTTAGTAGGTGAATCAGAATCTCGGACTCGGCAAATGATCCAAGTAGCTGAAGCCCTTGCTCCCTGTATTTTGTGGATTGATGAAATAGATAAAGCCTTTGCTGGAATTGGTAGCAAAGGTGATGCCGGAACAGCCAGCCGTGTGTTTGGTACTTTTATTAACTGGCTAGCCGAAAAAAGCTCACCCGTTTTTGTCGTCGCCACTGCCAACGATATCCAAGCCCTACCGCCGGAAATGCTGCGTAAAGGGCGTTTTGATGAAATTTTCTTTGTGGGATTGCCCACCCAAGAAGAGAGAAAAGCAATTTATGATGTTCATTTATCCCGATTGCGCCCCCATAACTTGAAAAGTTATGACATCGAAAGGTTAGCTTATGAAACGCCTGATTTTTCCGGGGCAGAGATTGAGCAAACTTTAATTGAAGCGATGCATATTGGATTTAGCCAAAACCGCGACTTTGCTACTGACGATATTTTAGAAGCCGCAAGTCAGATCATCCCCTTGGCGCGAACTGCTGTAGAGCAAATTCAGCAACTTCAAGAATGGGCGGCGGCTGGGAGAGCGCGTTTAGCGTCGAAACATAATCCTTTAAGCGAACGCCTCCGGCGCACTACGTGA
- a CDS encoding DUF177 domain-containing protein gives MDAIYIPQLTKAPERTEEVQVEEFLPGLETLTPVRGHVRVQHHGTYLEVSAQAETIITCTCNRCLQQYNRRLGLDTKEIIWLDEAANQVNDLPLEREVIMEELLETLPPDGHFYPNEWLYEQMCLAVPQRQLCDRNCPGIPVSSTVDTPDNPGTPVDNRWASLEALKKQLPGQ, from the coding sequence ATGGACGCAATTTATATTCCGCAGCTAACCAAAGCCCCGGAGCGGACAGAGGAAGTTCAAGTTGAGGAATTTCTGCCTGGTCTGGAAACGTTAACACCAGTTCGCGGTCATGTGCGCGTGCAGCATCATGGCACTTACCTGGAAGTGTCCGCTCAGGCAGAAACAATTATTACTTGTACCTGCAATCGCTGCTTGCAGCAATACAATCGCCGCTTAGGGCTTGATACCAAAGAAATCATCTGGTTAGACGAAGCTGCAAATCAAGTAAATGACTTGCCCCTAGAGAGGGAAGTGATTATGGAAGAGTTGCTTGAAACCCTGCCACCCGATGGTCATTTTTATCCCAACGAATGGCTGTATGAGCAGATGTGTTTGGCAGTACCTCAGCGCCAATTGTGCGATCGCAATTGTCCAGGTATTCCTGTAAGTAGTACTGTTGATACTCCTGATAATCCTGGAACGCCAGTTGATAACCGTTGGGCATCTCTGGAAGCACTGAAAAAGCAACTTCCGGGACAATAA
- a CDS encoding R3H domain-containing nucleic acid-binding protein: MSNISMQRGQQWLKTLLELTGVPAEIQGHLETPQSQDSDSPEPDNYWLTIDQTNLTTEQIQILIGTDGSVLDAIQYLANSVLNLSQPPEEQASYTIELNGYRVKREAEIRALAEAAADEVRFSGREVEIKSLSSAERRQIHTFLKEFGDLETFSRGKEPHRHLVVRPASLEEVRG; this comes from the coding sequence ATGAGCAATATTTCGATGCAGCGAGGTCAGCAGTGGTTAAAAACCCTGCTGGAACTCACTGGAGTACCTGCTGAGATTCAGGGTCATTTAGAAACTCCCCAATCTCAAGACAGCGATTCCCCAGAACCAGATAATTACTGGTTGACAATCGATCAAACAAATTTGACGACAGAACAAATCCAGATATTAATTGGTACTGATGGTTCTGTGCTAGATGCGATTCAGTATCTAGCAAATTCGGTTTTAAACCTGAGCCAACCCCCAGAGGAACAAGCCTCTTACACTATTGAGTTGAATGGCTACCGGGTCAAAAGAGAAGCTGAAATTCGCGCATTAGCAGAAGCAGCAGCCGATGAAGTGCGCTTTTCTGGTAGAGAAGTAGAAATCAAATCTCTCAGTTCTGCTGAAAGGCGACAAATCCATACCTTCTTGAAGGAATTTGGAGATTTGGAAACCTTCAGTCGCGGTAAAGAACCGCATCGTCATCTGGTTGTGCGACCGGCTTCGTTGGAAGAAGTTAGGGGTTAG
- the yidC gene encoding membrane protein insertase YidC → MDFGIGFLSNNVMLPIIDFFYGIVPSYGLAIVALTLIVRFALYPLSAGSIRNMRKMRIVQPLMQKRMAEIKERYKDEPQKQQEEMVNVQKEFGNPLAGCFPLLVQMPVLLALFATLRGSPFASANYSVNLQIVPAEQIEQIQPQAFATAPQNIYVADGEHVKVAAILPSGNKLAVGEQTKIQYQTVEGKPFQVLLAEHPENKLTPDWKITKGEDRIKIDADGNVEALQPGEVSIQGTIPGLAAEKGFLFIDALGRVGAQDADGTIHWDIVAMIVFFGISLYVSQMLSGQNSSGGNPQQDTVNKITPVIFSGMFLFFPLPAGVLMYMVIGNIFQTAQTYLLSREPLPEELQKIVETQEKEATVIEQKALPFEPKSSKKKATGGS, encoded by the coding sequence ATGGATTTTGGTATCGGCTTTCTCTCGAACAACGTGATGCTGCCAATCATAGATTTCTTCTATGGTATAGTGCCTAGCTACGGATTGGCGATCGTTGCTTTGACATTGATAGTCCGCTTCGCGCTCTATCCCCTGAGTGCTGGCTCAATTCGCAACATGCGGAAGATGCGAATTGTACAACCTCTGATGCAGAAGCGGATGGCAGAAATTAAAGAGCGTTATAAGGATGAACCGCAAAAGCAGCAAGAGGAAATGGTCAATGTCCAAAAAGAATTTGGCAACCCCTTAGCAGGCTGTTTTCCGTTATTAGTGCAAATGCCGGTCTTATTAGCGCTGTTTGCCACTTTGCGGGGTTCGCCTTTTGCAAGCGCAAACTACAGCGTTAACCTGCAAATCGTTCCCGCAGAACAAATCGAGCAGATTCAACCGCAAGCCTTTGCTACTGCTCCTCAAAATATTTATGTTGCAGATGGGGAACACGTTAAAGTAGCTGCAATCCTTCCCAGTGGTAACAAACTAGCTGTGGGAGAACAAACTAAGATCCAATATCAGACTGTTGAGGGCAAACCATTTCAGGTACTTTTAGCAGAACACCCAGAAAATAAGCTAACTCCTGATTGGAAAATAACCAAAGGCGAAGATCGGATAAAAATTGATGCTGATGGTAATGTAGAAGCCTTGCAGCCAGGAGAAGTTAGCATTCAAGGAACAATTCCCGGACTAGCAGCAGAAAAAGGCTTTCTATTCATTGATGCTTTAGGCAGAGTTGGCGCACAAGATGCAGATGGCACAATCCACTGGGATATTGTCGCTATGATCGTTTTCTTTGGAATCAGCCTTTATGTTAGCCAAATGCTTTCTGGGCAGAATTCCAGTGGTGGAAATCCGCAGCAAGATACAGTTAACAAAATCACTCCAGTCATATTTTCTGGGATGTTTTTGTTCTTCCCCCTACCAGCCGGGGTGCTGATGTATATGGTGATTGGTAACATTTTCCAAACTGCACAAACTTATCTTCTCTCCCGCGAACCTCTACCAGAAGAACTACAAAAAATTGTAGAAACCCAAGAGAAAGAAGCAACAGTCATCGAACAAAAAGCATTGCCTTTTGAACCGAAAAGTTCTAAGAAAAAGGCTACAGGGGGATCATGA
- a CDS encoding PH domain-containing protein — MGIREDVYYEGGPHIGDLIVNVLIGLTIVGIPLTVGAIVRALWLRFRITDRRVTVIGGWQGRDRTDIIYSEIVKVVTIPRGIGLWGDMVLTLKNGSRLELRAIPKFREVYDYINERIAAKNPEYTVAANK; from the coding sequence ATGGGAATTCGTGAAGATGTTTATTATGAAGGTGGCCCCCATATTGGGGATTTAATTGTCAACGTGCTGATTGGGTTAACCATTGTCGGCATACCGTTAACAGTTGGGGCAATTGTCAGGGCATTGTGGCTGCGTTTCCGCATCACCGATCGCCGAGTTACGGTGATTGGAGGTTGGCAAGGGCGCGATCGCACTGACATAATTTACTCAGAAATTGTCAAAGTTGTCACAATCCCGCGTGGCATTGGCTTGTGGGGAGATATGGTACTAACCCTAAAAAACGGCAGTCGTCTCGAATTGCGTGCAATTCCCAAATTTCGGGAAGTCTATGACTACATTAACGAAAGAATTGCTGCGAAAAATCCCGAATATACGGTAGCTGCTAATAAGTGA
- the rnpA gene encoding ribonuclease P protein component, giving the protein MALPKANRLKSRKDFQAVFREGIRRNGSYLTLRALKPLSSRKPSLDTATQTTQPIDSLHISSIRIGISISTKVSKRAVVRNRIKRQITSALYSLLPKLSPGWRLVFIVKPTAAESKCVSPQFLQELEQLLAQAEVFDGNS; this is encoded by the coding sequence GTGGCTTTGCCTAAAGCAAATCGGCTAAAATCCCGCAAGGATTTTCAGGCAGTTTTCCGGGAAGGAATTCGGCGTAATGGCTCTTATTTAACATTGAGAGCCTTAAAGCCGTTGTCTTCAAGAAAACCTTCTTTGGACACTGCCACTCAGACTACACAACCAATTGACTCACTGCATATTTCCAGCATACGCATTGGTATTTCGATAAGCACAAAAGTCAGCAAAAGGGCAGTGGTTCGCAACCGAATCAAACGGCAAATTACTTCTGCTTTATATAGTTTGCTGCCCAAATTATCACCAGGGTGGCGATTAGTGTTCATTGTCAAACCTACAGCAGCAGAATCTAAGTGCGTAAGCCCACAATTTCTGCAAGAATTAGAGCAGTTGTTGGCACAAGCTGAGGTGTTCGATGGGAATTCGTGA
- the rpmH gene encoding 50S ribosomal protein L34: MKRTLGGTSRKRKRTSGFRARMRTPDGRNVIRARRKKGRHRLSV; this comes from the coding sequence ATGAAAAGAACACTAGGCGGTACTAGCCGTAAGAGAAAAAGAACCTCTGGTTTTCGCGCCAGAATGCGGACACCAGATGGTAGAAACGTGATTAGAGCTAGGAGAAAAAAGGGCCGTCACCGTTTGAGCGTTTAG
- a CDS encoding DUF2808 domain-containing protein, protein MRRLLSALAVTSCLVTGFPALTWAQSLPGFTLFSGVKAENQLPFRLDFGGQANGWDRYILRIPAQRMKLAVGQFAITYPEYYKGTFDQNKIEVRVKGKAVPLSEVKWDKEGKLINIFPQEPVPAGSAVEVVLSNVKNPSFGGVYYFNCQVLSPGDVPLLRYMGTWILSIN, encoded by the coding sequence ATGCGACGTTTACTTTCCGCTTTAGCCGTGACTAGCTGTTTAGTGACTGGATTTCCAGCCCTGACTTGGGCACAAAGTTTACCTGGATTTACGCTGTTTAGCGGCGTTAAAGCCGAAAATCAACTGCCCTTCCGATTAGATTTTGGTGGACAAGCCAATGGGTGGGATCGATATATATTAAGGATTCCAGCCCAAAGGATGAAATTGGCTGTTGGTCAATTTGCCATTACCTACCCTGAATATTACAAAGGAACTTTTGACCAGAACAAAATTGAAGTCCGAGTCAAAGGCAAAGCAGTTCCGCTTTCTGAGGTGAAGTGGGACAAAGAAGGTAAGCTAATTAATATTTTTCCCCAAGAGCCAGTACCAGCAGGTAGTGCAGTTGAGGTAGTCTTGTCTAACGTGAAAAACCCATCCTTTGGCGGAGTTTACTACTTTAACTGTCAAGTGCTTTCCCCTGGTGATGTGCCATTATTGCGCTACATGGGAACATGGATTTTGAGCATCAATTAA